The Hymenobacter oligotrophus genome segment CAGGTTGGCAAACACGCGCACCACCGGCGGACCCTGCAGCGAGCCTGCCAAGTAGCAGTACTGACAGTGCGCGGGGCAGCCTTCGGCCAGGTTCATCTGCCAATCGGCCGAAGGGGGCGTGGGCTGCAAGCGCAGCGCACTCGGCGGCGCCTTCACCACGGCCAGCGTGCTTTTGGCACGGCGGTAAGTGTCGCGTTCGTCGGTGCCGCGCAAGCCGGTAAGGCGGTTGCTCTTGAGCACCTCCACCTCCAGGTCGTGCTGCAGCACGCGCTGATATATCTGCTGGCCAAACTCTTCGTCGAGGGCGTCGGGCGTGAAGAGCACGCGCTTAGGCAGCCAAAGCTTGGCGCTGTGGGTGCGTACCAAAGGCTCGGGCTGAGCAATGGCCGGGGCGTTGAGAACGGGTAACGTGAGCTGGTCGATCATCATTAGCCACAACACCGCGCAAGCATTATAAGCTCCATTCAACACATCAAATACTCAATATTTACTCACTGATATACAATAACTTATAGTAACATTTGCTCATACATAATGCTAACCTTTTTACCAGACTACCTGCCCGTTTTGCACGGTGCGTAAAACCCTGCCGAACCAGCGGCAAGGCCCAAGCCAAACCCGCCTTGGCCGTTGCCGGCTTAGCCCTAGGTGCCTCGCGGTGGCCCGGCCCGAGGCACCTAGGTGGCAGTAATTGTTAGCGCCATCGGCACGCCACCCCATTCAGTGGCCCCTACGCCTCTTCGGCTGCACCGCGAACAATACGGTTGGCCACAGTGGCCTTCGGCCTGGCGCATGGTTCTTTCGATGCTAATTACCTAGCAACCGTAATTCCGTCATCAGCTAAGCCAATTCTGAAATTTCAGCTCAAGAATTAACTCAGCCAACATTTATTTTGATTTTTACTTCAATACTTACACAGTAAGTATTTGAAAAACAACATTGTATTTAAGCAAGTACAACCATAACAACGCCTCGATAGTTAAGGCAATATGCCTGCTATTGACGCTCCACTTATCCTCACCCTTTCGCTCGACAAAAAGTCGTTCGACTACTTCAACGCCTTGCGGCAGAAGCACTTTCCGCCGGAGCGCAACTACCTCGACGCCCACTTTACGCTCTTCCACCACCTGCCCAGCGCCGAGTACGATGCCATTACCGCCACGCTGGCAGCTCGGGCCCACGCCCAGCCTCCCCTACCAATGCGGGTAACGGGGTTGCAGTTTTTGGGGCGTGGGGTAGCGTTTGCGCTCGAGGCCCCCGAGGCCGAAGCTTTGCACCGCGAGCTGCAAGCTCTGTGGCGCGAGCAGCTTACCCCACAAGACCAGCAGCGGCGGCGGCCGCACGTTACCATTCAGAACAAGGTAACGCCCGCTGCGGCCCGCCAGCTGTACGAGCAGCTAAGCGCCTCGTTTCAGCCGTTCGAGGCTACCGGCACGGGCTTGCAGCTGTGGGCTTACCGCAACGGCCCTTGGGAGCTGCTGCGAAGTTTCGCGTTTGGCGCCTAGGTTTGCGGCGCGCTCCGTGCCGGGGCAACCCCGCGTTTAGCGGCGCGTTCGTACGGTCATCCACCCTTCCGCAAGCCCATGAAAGCTCTGCTGCTCATCGACATTCAGAACGACTTTGTACCGGGCGGGGCGCTGGCCGTGCCCGGGGGCGACCAAATTATTCCGCTGGCCAACGCGCTGCAACCGCGCTTCGAGCTGGTGGTGGCCACCCAGGATTGGCACCCGCGCACGCACAAAAGTTTCGCGGCCAACCACCCGGGCAAGCACGAGTTCGAAACCACCGAATTGCACGGGCTGGAGCAAGTGTTGTGGCCGGTACACTGCGTGCAGGGCACGTCCGGCGCCGAGCTGCACCCGGCACTCGACACGCAGCGCATCGAGGCTATTTTCCGGAAAGGCACCGACCCTGAAATCGACAGCTACAGCGGCCTGTTTGACAACGGCCACCGGAAGGCTACGGGCCTGGCCGATTACCTGCGCGGCAAAGGCGTGCGGCAGGTGTACGTGGCCGGCTTGGCCGGCGACTACTGCGTGTACTTCACGGCCAAGGATGCCCTACGCGAGGGCTTCGAGACTTACCTGATTGAGGATGCCGCGCGGCCCATTTCGGCGGAGGGTTACGAGCAGGCCAAGGCTGATATTGAGCGCCTAGGCGGCCGGTTGGTAAGCAGCGCCGCGGTGCTAAGCCAGCAAGCCGCCACCTAGGCTATTTTGGTTTTGCGCACGGGGCTGTACACCGCCCGCAGCCCCAATAGGAGTGCAATGGGCCGCAGCAAGCCAAACAATATGTTTTGCACCCAGCGCGGCGGCTCGGCAAGCCGAAACTCACCCTCGAACTCGCCGGCCAACAGCGACGATTGCAGCACGCCGGGCACGCCGCCGGGCGTTACCAACCCAGCCTGCGCCAGGGTGAATACCGTTTCCAGAAACTCCTCGGTGCGCAGGGCGGGCCGGGTAGTCCAGCGCACAGTGGCGCGGGCTTCGGAGCTGTTCCACATGCTGTGTACTTGGCCGGGCGCAATGCGTAGCTCCTCGCCGCAGCGTAAGGTGCGCAGGGTGCCATCGAGGCGTACCGTTACCTCGCCTTGCAGCACCTCGAAATGTTCTTCTTGCGTGGGGTGAAAGTGCGGCTGGGGCTCGAGGCTCCGTCCGCGGTAGCTTGATTCGACGACCAACTCGGCGCCGCAGCTTTGGCGAGTAGTCGTCAGGAAATAAATGCTTTGTCCGGTAATCGGGTTTTCGATGAACTGACCTTGATAAGCCATGGCGTTGCACAGGTAGATAGGCGGAAAACAAACGGGATAGGTGGTGGCTAGGTAAGCGCCCTAGGTGCGCAAGCAGGCAAGTCAATTCGCCAACCAGTAAGGGCAGTGGCCGCGAAAATTCATCTAAATTCTCCCTGCAAAAATACCGTGCGCAAGCAGCTGCGTCATCCACATAAACATGTGAAGCCGGGTGGTTTAGGCCTCGCATAGCCATGTAGCCGAGCTGCTGCGGCCACAACCTTTGCCGTAGGCGCGGGGTACAGCATGAAGCCTGCCGCTGGCCGGCAGCGGCCTACCTATGCTGTTCTGCTTATGTCCGACCTAGGCCTCGACCTCCCCTACCAGCTCGATATTGCCTTACGCACGGCCGCCGTAATCCTGGGCGGTTTGGCGGCCGGGCTGCTGCTCAAGCTGGCCATCTTCGCGGTGTTGCGTACCTACAGCCACCGCCCCAACGACCCCGTGCTGCTGCAATCGGTGGTGCGGCGGCTGAAGCGCCCGAGCGGCTACTTTTTGCCCGTGCTGGTGCTGTCGTTTGTGCTGCCGCTGGCCCCGCTCGCGCCCAAGCCTTTCGAGGTAATGCGCCGAATCGTAGAAACCGGCCTGATTACCTCGTTTGCGTGGTGCCTGGTGCGGCTGGTGCGGGTGGTGCAAGACATGGTGCAGCACCACTACCGCCTCGATGAGGGCGACAACCTGCGCGTGCGCAAACTGTTTACGCAGTTGCAGTTTGTGCGCAAGTTTGTGGTGTCGCTGATCGTGTTTCTGGCCGTGGCATTGGTGCTGATGAGCTTTGCCACAGTACGCAAAATTGGTACGGGGCTGGTCACCTCGGCGGGCATCGCCAGCGTAATTGTGGGCTTTGCGGCCCAGCGCTCCATCAGCAACTTGCTGGCCGGCTTTCAGATAGCCTTTACCCAACCCATCCGGCTCGACGACGTGTTGGTGGTGGAGGGCGAGTGGGGCCGCGTAGAGGAAATTACCTTCACCTACGTGGTGCTGCGCATCTGGGACGAGCGCCGTTTGGTGCTGCCGCTCAACTACTTTATCGAGAAACCTTTCCAGAATTGGACGCGCACTACCTCGCAGCTGCTCGGCACCGTGCACCTGCAAACCGACTACACTATTCCGGTAGACGAGGTGCGAACGGCCCTGCAGCGCATTGTGGAGCAAAGCCAGTACTGGGATAAGCGCCTGTGCGTGCTGCACGTAACCGACTCCAAAGACCGAACCCTGGAGCTGCGCGCCCTGGTTAGTGCGGCCAGCTCGGGCGACATTTGGGAGCTGCGCTGCGAGGTGCGCGAAAAGCTGCTCGGCTTTGTGCAGCAGCATTACCCGCAGTGCCTGCCCCGCATCCGTACCAGCACCCCGGAGCCTAACGCCCTAGGTGCTGCCGCCGAAGCATAGCCCCAATCAACAGACCAGCTAACCACCAAGCGCTTCCACTCCGGCCAGAAATGCGCTTGTTCAACTCAACAAAAAAAGCTGCGTTTTCGGTGCTTAAGGCCAGAAGTCGCACTTAGGAGTTGCCAAAGCCGGCCTCCCGCTAGCCGTTTGCCATGCCCTAGGTGCGGTGCCACCGAGGAGCTTGCGGCACCAATCTTGTTCGTTTCGCATTGCGTATCTTGGGGGTGCCAACTGGCTCGGTTACCCTACTCCGCTGCCTTATGAAATTTCGCTTTTTCGTTGCCCTAGGTGCCCTGCTGCTCTCGGCCGGTGCAGTGCTGGCACAAGATGCCCAAGAGGCGCCTGCGCTGGGTTTGCGCGCGCCGCTGGTGTCGTACAACGTGCAAGCCGGGGCCTCGTTTGCGGGCCGCTACGGCTCGGCTTCCTACCTCAGCCCGCAGGCCAATTTTCAGGTAAGCAACCGCCTCACGCTGTTTGCCGGCGGCACGTTTATGCGCCTGATGCCGGGTGCGGCGCACTACCCCGCCAGCACCGAGGGCGGCGCGCCGCGCGCCAGCCTGCGCAACGGCACCAACCGCTACCTGCTCTACGGCGGCGGCACCTATGCCCTCAGCCCGCGCCTGGCCCTTACCGGCAGCGCCTGGAAAGACCTGACGCCCGGTTTGCCCAACATGGGCCCGGCCGTAAATCCTTACGCGGGCTTCGGCAACCTAGGGCAGGGCGTAAACCTGCGCGCCGATTACAAACTCACCGAGAACATCTCGGTTTCGGGTGGGGTGCGCGTGGTGCAGGGCGCCTCCTCGGCGCCGGGGCTCAACCCCATACTTTACTCGCCCGTGGGGTACTAACCTAGGCGGCCTGATACTCAGAAGGAAAGCAAAGCCCGGAATTTCTCCGGGCTTTTTCTTTGTTTGATGCTCTACATTTGCGGCCCGAATAGGTGCCGTTGGGGGCTGTGGGCGCAAGCCACGGCCTGCGTGGCGGGCTAGTTGGCCAGTTGCTGCATCAGCCAAACCCGCGCTTAGCTGCTGCGGCCGGCCCCTACGGTCGGCCTTTTGGCGTGTGGCCTCGCCCGAGTTTGTGGCCCCCAACCAAATACCTTTTTGCGCGTTGCACGTATTCTGCAAGGCTTTCCCCAACGCCTCATGACTTCTATAGATAACTCTTCCGAACAATCCCTCGACGTAGTGCTCGTTGGGGCCGGCATCATGAGTGCCACCCTGGGCATGATGCTCAAGGAGCTGCAGCCCGAGCTGAGCATTGCCGTGGTGGAACGCCTCGACGTAGCCGCGGCCGAAAGCTCCGACGCCTGGAACAACGCCGGCACGGGCCACTCGGCCTTTTGCGAGCTGAACTACACCCCCGAAAAAGCCGACGGCTCGATTGACACGAGCAAGGCCATCAAGATTGCCGACCAGTTCGAGCAGTCGAAGCAGTTTTGGGCTTTCCTTGCCGAGAAGTACCAGGTAACCGGGCTCAGCCGCTTCATCAACCACATTCCGCACCTCAGCTTTGTGTGGGGCGAGGAGAACGTGAACTTCCTGCGCAAGCGCCACGCGGCCCTCACGCAGTCGCCGCTGTTCAAGGGCATGGGCTACTCCGAAGACCGCGAGCAACTGCTGAAGTGGATGCCCTTGGTGATGGAAGGCCGCGACCCTAGCCAGAAGGTAGCCGCTACCTGCATGGACATGGGCACCGACGTCAACTTCGGCTCGCTCACCCGCGGCATGTTTCACTTGCTGCAGGAGAAGCCCAACGTAGCCTTCCATTTCAACCAAGAGGTAACCAAGCTGCGCCGCAAGGACGACGGCACTTGGCGCATCAAAGCCAAAGACCGCGCCACCGGCGACACCCTGAAGCTGCGGGCCCGCTTTGTGTTTATTGGGGCGGGCGGGGGCTCGTTGCCGCTGCTCATTAGCTCGGGCATTCCGGAGGCCGCTGGCTTTGGCGGCTTCCCCGTGAGCGGCCAGTGGCTGAAGTGCGTGAACCCCGAAGTAATTGAGCGCCACCAAGCCAAGGTGTACGGCAAGGCCGAGGTAGGCTCGCCGCCCATGTCGGTGCCGCACCTGGATACCCGCATGATCAACGGCAAGCGCGAGCTGCTGTTTGGGCCCTACGCCGGCTTCACCACCAAGTTCCTGAAGAAAGGCTCGTTCCTGGATTTGCCGCTGAGCATCAAGCTCAGCAACATGCGCCCCATGATCATTGCCGGCCTCAAGAACATCCCGCTCACACGCTACCTCATCGATCAGGTGCGTCAGTCGCCGGAAGACCGCTTTGCTTCGCTGAAGCAATACCTGCCCGAAGCCCGCTTTGAGGACTGGGAGCTGGAAATTGCCGGCCAGCGCGTGCAGGTAATCAAGAAAGACAAGAAAGCGGGCGGCGTGCTCGAGTTCGGTACCGAGGTGGTAGCCGCTTCCGATGGCTCCATTGCTGCGCTGCTGGGTGCCTCGCCGGGTGCCTCCACAGCCGTGAGCATTATGGTGGGCTTGATTGAGCGCTGCTTTCCGCAGCAGGCCCGCACGCCTGAGTGGCAGGCCAAGTTCAAGGAAATGATTCCGTCGTACGGCGTATCGCTGCACGAGCACCCGCAAATGGTGGAGGAAATCCGGGAGTACACCGGCCGCGTGCTGAACCTGATGGCGGCCGAGCCCACCGAGGCAAAGTAACCTAGGCAAAACCTTGAACCTAAACAGCAAAAGGGCCGCCCACGCGCACGTGGGCGGCCCTTTTGCGTAAGCAGCAAGGCGGCACCTAGGGCTAAATCAGGGGCTGCTCGTCTTCCACAAACGATTTGATGAGGCAAATCAGCGGCTCGTCGACCTCGGGGTGCACCACCGTGGGCAGCAGTTTCTGGTTGGCTTCGGCTTGGTCGATGAGGTGTCGGAAGTCGCCTTCGGCCACGTTCTGAAAGCCCATGGTCCAGTCCGAAAACATACGGTTTTCGATGGGGCCATCGGCCAGGGTAATCACGTTAGTGTGGCGTACGTCGTGCTGAATGGCCTCGTACAGCTCCTGCACCACCGGCTCCTCGCCTTCCAGAATCTGCAGAATGTTGCCATTGCTATACAGCAGCAGCCCGGTAATGCCGATGCGCCGGTTTTTGCGCCGCGCGTGGTCGAGCATCACCCACAGGGCTTCGGCTGAAAAAGGCTCGACGGCGGTGCTTTGGTATACGATGTGGTGCATGGTCGTAACCGGCTGCGAAGGAAATGGAAGCACGAGCCGCGGCTGCCACACCGCGGCGGCACCCTGCCGCCGGGCAGCTAGCCAATATGCCAATCCTGTCCGCCGAAAGCAAATTTATTCTGGCATTAATACCATCACATTAAGTACCCTAGGTTGCAGACTCCGAGTATTGCCGCCGGGGCAGGTATACCTCGCCCAGCATGCAGCGGGCACTGCCGCCCCCAATGGTTTCGATGGTGGGTATGGCCAGCGGCACCAGTTGGCAGTGGCGCTGCAGTTGCTCGCGCTGGGCCTGGGTTAGTGCCGCTTGCGCCTGCCCCGATAGCACCAGCAGCGCTTTGCCAGCCCCGGATTGCAAGGCCAGCATGTTGCCGGCAAACTGCGCCACCTGCCCTAGGCTGATTTCAACCAGCTCGTGGCCGGTGCTGCCCAACTCCGCCTTTACTTGGGCGCGCTCGGCGGCGTCGGTAATGCTTTCGAGGCACACCACGGCAAACTGCGGGCCCACACACATCATTACGTTGGTATGGTAAATGGCTTGGCCCTGTGCATCGTGCGCCCGAAAAGCCACCGTGCGGTACCCCAGCATATCGGCCACTTGCCCGAACAGCGCGGCATCGGTGCGCGGCGACAGGCAGGCGTAGGCCACGCGGTTGGGGTGGTCGAACACGATGCTGCCTGTGCCCTCGAGGTACTGCCCTAGGTTTTCGTACGCCGATAGGTCGACTACTTCGCGCACTTCAAACTCGCTGCCCAGGGCCGCCAAAATATCGGGCCGGCGCTCGGTGCGGCGGTTGGGCGTGCACATGGGGTACAGCACGGCACGGCCATCGGGGTGCAGCGTAAGCCAGTTGTTCGGAAATACGGCATCGGGCTTGGGCGGCTCGGCGGTATCCTCGAACACCAGCACCTCTACCCCTTGTGCGCGCAGCGTAGCCACGGCTGCCTCAAACTCGGCGTGGGCTTGCTGCTGCACCAGCTCGGCGCCGAGGTGGCCGTGGGCTTGCTGAAACGAATTGGAAACGGCGGTTTCGGCATTGAAGCCAAACCGGGCCGGACGAACAACAAATACGGTACGGGCTGCCTGCATAAGCCCAAAGGTAGCCTACGGCTTGGTTGCCGCCACGGCGTACACCAACGGGGCTTTATCACCCAGGGGCCCAATGTGGTAGCGCCCCTCGCCGGCCGGCACCGTGTGGGCAAAGCAGTCGTAGGGCGAGTAATCGTACTCGGAGAAATGCGTGAGCTGCAGCCCCTTCCCCAACAGGCTGCCAATCACCTCGCTCAGGCTATGGTTCCAGGTAATGGATTGGTGTACCAAGGGCGCCTCGCGGTCGGCGTAGGTGCCGGTTTCGGTTTCCTCGATGGCGCCCGCGTTGAAGTAGCTGTACTGCACGTGGGTGAAGTCGTTATTGAACATCCAAACCACCGGGTGAAACTCCACGAGCAGGAATTGCCCGCCCGGTTTCAGGTAGCGCGCTACCACCTCAGCCCAGCGGCCTAGGTCGGGCAGCCAGCCGATTACGCCGTAGCTGGTAAACACCACATCAAACTGCTGCTCGGCGGGCAAGTGCTGGGGCAGCTCGTACACATCGGAGCGCACAAACTCCGCCGTGAGGCCCAGTTCGGTGTTCAGCCGGCGAGCCGCGGCAATGGCTTCGTCCGACAGATCGACGCCGGTTACCTGCGCCCCCAGCCGCGCCAGCGACAACGAATCCTGCCCGAAGTGGCACTGCAGGTGCAGCACCCGCTTGCCGGCCACCTTGCCCAGCAGCTCCAGCTCGATGCTGTTCAGCGACGATTTACCGGCCCGGAAGCCTTCCACATTGTAAAACTCCGACGTTAGGTGGTGCTCGGTACGGGCGTTCCAGAGGGCACGGTTCAGTTCGAGGTAGGTATTGGTTGCGTCCATAGCAAAACGGCGGCGAGTGGCGCAAGTGCATTGTTGCGGGTCCGCCAAATAGAATATGCAGGCAAATATATTTATCCACAGCTATCCACATGAAAATGTGGACAATACAATTTCACTCCGACAGCCGATTGTTCCTGCTTAGCTGGCATTAGGCCTGGGCCTTGGTTACGAAGGCTCAAAAACATAACAAAGCCTTAACAACCAATAACATGCACAAGGCTGGCAGTAGCCGTACATTATAATACCGCTGCAACGCATGTGCCGCACGTTGCCAGCGCGCCACCAATGGCAAGCCGGCGCTGAAACAACCTTTTGATTTTCAGGCCATGTATTCCTCACGCAAGTACGAACGAGCCGTCAGGCGCAACGACCTAGTGCTCTACCTCGTCATGGCCGCTGCTGCGGCCTGCGCGCTCATCTATTCGTTGTAACCCTGTTAAGCACTTAGGGCCGCTGCGCGGCCCCGGCCTGGCCCACCACCGCAAACAGCGGATCGGAAAATCCGCGCGGGCGCGGGCTGCGGTCGAGCAGCTCGATGCCGTGCCAGTTGCCGGCCGCTTGCAGGTATTGCCCTACCAGTTGCAGGTGGCCTTGGTCGCTGAGCTGGTGCCAGGCGGCTATGGCTTTGGTGGGGAAGCAGCGGTTGGAGAAAGTAATGACCAACGGCGCGCCGGGCTGCAACACGCGGCCTAGCTCCTGCATTACCGCCACGGGCTGCGTAAGATAATCAACGGACACGCAAATGGCGCCGCCGCCAAACTCGGCGTCGGCGAAGGGCAGCTGGGGTTGCTGATTGAGGTCTTGCACCACGTAGGCTTGCAGGCGCGGGTTGGCCCGCAGCTCGGCCTCGTTCATGCCCAGGCCCACCACGCGGCCGTACTGCACCTCGGGCGGCAGGTGGCTTACCCAGCTGCTCATCAAATCGAGCAAGGTGCTACCCGCGGCAAAATACTCGCGGTAGAGCTGCGTAACGGCCGCAATGGCGCCCTCATCAATGTGCGTAACAAAGCGCGGCTGCCGGTAAAACTGGGCATCGGGCGTTTCGTCGACGCGCCGAAAGGCATTGGCCGAGAATAGCTGGTTGGGGTCGGAGCTCATAGGCAAGGCGGCTGATGTAGCAACAACGGCCACCGGGTCCCAGGGTTTGGCGGGCGGGCATTGCCCGCAAGCTCAACCATTCTATTTTTAGTGCATGAAAATGCCTGCCCTCGTTCGTGCCCTGCCGTTGCTCTGCCTTAGTGCTTTCTCGGCGGTTGCCGTGGCCCAAACCAAGCCCACACCTAAAGCTTCTGCCAAAGCCCCCATTAAAGCTCCCGCGCCGGCCGCGGCGCCCTGGAAAGGCACTTTGGTGCACGGTTACACCGACGACATCAACGTGTATGATTTCGCATCGAAGGCCGACCGCACGGTGCTGGAGAAAGCGCAGCAGCCGTTTTGCGCAGCCGATGGCGACATCTACTACGTAAACGACGCTTTTCCGAAGGGGAAGTACCTGATCAAGAAGAGCAACCCCTCGGCCTCGCAGTTTCGCAACGTGCTCGATATGAGCGCCGACAACCCCGAGTACAAGCAGGCCTTGGCCGACTACAGCGTAATCAGGGGCACGGGTATTTCGGCTATTCTGAGCAGCATGTACGACCCCAAAGTGTCGCCCGATGGCAAGTACCTTTCCGTAACGGTGCTGGGCTACGCGGGCCAGGCGTTTCCGAAAAACTGCGTGGCCGTGTTCGACAAGGCCACGGGCAAGCTCGTCACCAAATTCGACGACAAGTATTACGGCAACTGGCTGCCCGATGGCCGCTTGCTGATGAGCGGCGCCCACAAAACCGTCAGCACCGATGGCAGCATTTACACCTCGCCGCAACCGGGCATATTCCTCACCGATGCCAGCCTGAGCAACCCGCAGCGCATCGACCAAGGCCTCGACGACCCGGCGCCCTACCACGCCACCGCCAGCCCCGATGGCAAGCGCGTAGCGTTTGTGTTAAATAACCACGTGTGGGTAATGAACCTCGACGGCAGCAACCTGAAACAGCTCACGGCCGCCGACAACGACAACATCGAAACCTACCCTACTTGGTCGCCCGATGGCAAGCACGTGGCCTGCTGGGCTTACAAAACCTTCGAGCGCAGCTACTACACGGCCATTGCGGTGGTGCCCTCCTCGGCTGCCGCGCCGGTGGTGCTGTCCGATAAAGCCGCCGTATGGCCCCGCGACACCAAAGGCTACCGCATCAGCGGCGGCAGCAACCAGTTTTCGTGGCGCTAATGCCCGAGCCCTAGGTGGCTGCCTTGCTTACTGCTGAAAGAGCCGGCCGCACAAGCTGGCTTTTTTAATTAGGCGTGGTTAAGGCGTGGCTTGCAGGGCGTCTTTGCGCATCCAGCCGCGCGAGGTTACGCCTTCCCAATTCGTGAAGGTTACGTACACGGCGTCGCCCTGCTCCTCGCCCAGGCGCACCTTATCGCCGCGCACGCAGTGGGCCTTGCGGCGGTCGGTGAGGTCGGGCGAGTTGTAGAAATAAGAACGCTCAGCGGCCACCACGGCCCGCCCCGCGCCAGCGGCCGGTTGGCGGCGCGCCGAGCGGGGCGGGGCGCTGGGCGCTGGGTTCTCCAGCTCGTAGTTATAGGGCTCATCGGGCTGTGGAGTTGGTTGGGGGCTGGGCTGCGGACGTTGGGCTGTGCGGCCGCGCTGGGTAGCGGCAACAGTAGGTTTGCGGGCCAGGCGGCCCAGGTCATCGGCCTTTAGCCAGCCGGTGGCCGTGGCGCCGTTGGGCTGCTTAAAGCTGGTTTTTACGTAGCGGTTCACCACGTCGTCGGCATACAGCACGTCGCCGCGCAGCAAGTAGCGGCCGTTGGGTTTCTCAGCGCGGGGTGCATCAAAAAAATAGGCTCGCTCGGCCGTAACCCGAAACCAGCTGCCGGGCCCCACCAGAAGGTTATCGTCGGCGTAATCGTCGGGTGCGGTGGCGGGTTCGGCGGCTTCGCGTTGGGCGGTAGCGGGGTCGGTTTGCAGTTCCGTGTCGCGCGGTTTGTCGCCCGAGCAGGCAGTGGCTAGTAGCGCAAAGGCCAGCACTGCCCCCGCAGCGGCAAGCCGCCTCAGGCCACCTAGGCACGGGCGCCAATGTTGCGGAGTAGTTGTTGGGGCTGTGGCTGAGGGGTGCTGCGTCATGAGCGTTGGGGGCAGACGTACGGCTTGTTGCTGGTACGTACGCAGATTGTGGCCCTAGGTGGCAGCGCCGGCGGCACCTGCCCACACCTAAGCCCGCGCTCGGCAGTGCCGCCTCACGCTTTGGCTTGCGCGGCCGTAGTTGGCTGTTTGCCGAGGCGGCTACCCAGCGCAAGGCGCAAACTAAACAAGGCCAGCAGCAAGGTTACGGGCGTAAAGGCGGCCTTCTCGAAGCGGTTAGTTGAAAACAAATTGCCAACGGTGTTGAGCGCAAACACCCCCACCATTAGCCACAACGCCACGCGAATTACGGTGGCGTTTATGGCCAGCTTAAGCCAGCCCACCCGCACGGCCACCACTGCCCAAATCAGCAGGTTGATGGCAATAGAAACCGACTCGAGCACCAGCAGTTGCTGCGCGTCTTTTTGGCCGCCACCCCACACAATGTCGGATGGCACAACGCGGGCCAGCACCAACAGGTGAAACACCACCGATAGGCTAGTTATAAGCAAGATGCCGTAGGCGGCAACGCGTTCGGAGAGTAAAGTTTTCAAGGCTATTGGCGGGTCAGGTTCCGGATTCTCTTACTAAAGCGGAGCGCCACGAAGTAAGCAGTTGGGAGGCGTAAACCGTTGGGCTTAACTCGATTTGTGGTAAACCACCTAGGGCTCCGCACGTTAAGAGTAGCTGCTCCTCCCCGGCAATGCAGTCTTACTCACCCACAAAATCATTGCAATGGCAAAGGAATCAGCCAGCAAAGCCGCAGCTGCGCACAAGCCCGCCGCCAAACGGACGCCGGACGACACCTACACCGACCCCAAGCTGCGCGAAAAGCTAAAGGCACAGATTATGGCCGGCGACAAAGGCGGCGAGGCCGGCCAGTGGAGCGCCCGCAAATCGCAGCTGCTCACCCGCGAGTACAAAAAGGCCGGCGGAGGCTACAACAACCGCAAACCCACCGAAGCGCAAGCGCACCTGCACGAGTGGACGGAGCAGCACTGGCAAACGGCCGACGGCAAACCGGCCCAACGCGCCCGCGGCACCGCCCGCTACTTGCCCAAGGAGGCTTGGGAGCAACTAACACCGGCCCAGCAAAAAGCCACCGACGCCAAGAAACGCGCCGGTTCGCGCGCCGGCAAACAACACGTGGAGAACACGGCTGCGGCCAAAGCAGCCAACCGCAACGCCAGCCAGCACGACTA includes the following:
- a CDS encoding 2'-5' RNA ligase family protein, translated to MPAIDAPLILTLSLDKKSFDYFNALRQKHFPPERNYLDAHFTLFHHLPSAEYDAITATLAARAHAQPPLPMRVTGLQFLGRGVAFALEAPEAEALHRELQALWREQLTPQDQQRRRPHVTIQNKVTPAAARQLYEQLSASFQPFEATGTGLQLWAYRNGPWELLRSFAFGA
- the pncA gene encoding bifunctional nicotinamidase/pyrazinamidase gives rise to the protein MKALLLIDIQNDFVPGGALAVPGGDQIIPLANALQPRFELVVATQDWHPRTHKSFAANHPGKHEFETTELHGLEQVLWPVHCVQGTSGAELHPALDTQRIEAIFRKGTDPEIDSYSGLFDNGHRKATGLADYLRGKGVRQVYVAGLAGDYCVYFTAKDALREGFETYLIEDAARPISAEGYEQAKADIERLGGRLVSSAAVLSQQAAT
- a CDS encoding cupin domain-containing protein, with protein sequence MAYQGQFIENPITGQSIYFLTTTRQSCGAELVVESSYRGRSLEPQPHFHPTQEEHFEVLQGEVTVRLDGTLRTLRCGEELRIAPGQVHSMWNSSEARATVRWTTRPALRTEEFLETVFTLAQAGLVTPGGVPGVLQSSLLAGEFEGEFRLAEPPRWVQNILFGLLRPIALLLGLRAVYSPVRKTKIA
- a CDS encoding mechanosensitive ion channel family protein, with translation MSDLGLDLPYQLDIALRTAAVILGGLAAGLLLKLAIFAVLRTYSHRPNDPVLLQSVVRRLKRPSGYFLPVLVLSFVLPLAPLAPKPFEVMRRIVETGLITSFAWCLVRLVRVVQDMVQHHYRLDEGDNLRVRKLFTQLQFVRKFVVSLIVFLAVALVLMSFATVRKIGTGLVTSAGIASVIVGFAAQRSISNLLAGFQIAFTQPIRLDDVLVVEGEWGRVEEITFTYVVLRIWDERRLVLPLNYFIEKPFQNWTRTTSQLLGTVHLQTDYTIPVDEVRTALQRIVEQSQYWDKRLCVLHVTDSKDRTLELRALVSAASSGDIWELRCEVREKLLGFVQQHYPQCLPRIRTSTPEPNALGAAAEA
- a CDS encoding malate:quinone oxidoreductase is translated as MTSIDNSSEQSLDVVLVGAGIMSATLGMMLKELQPELSIAVVERLDVAAAESSDAWNNAGTGHSAFCELNYTPEKADGSIDTSKAIKIADQFEQSKQFWAFLAEKYQVTGLSRFINHIPHLSFVWGEENVNFLRKRHAALTQSPLFKGMGYSEDREQLLKWMPLVMEGRDPSQKVAATCMDMGTDVNFGSLTRGMFHLLQEKPNVAFHFNQEVTKLRRKDDGTWRIKAKDRATGDTLKLRARFVFIGAGGGSLPLLISSGIPEAAGFGGFPVSGQWLKCVNPEVIERHQAKVYGKAEVGSPPMSVPHLDTRMINGKRELLFGPYAGFTTKFLKKGSFLDLPLSIKLSNMRPMIIAGLKNIPLTRYLIDQVRQSPEDRFASLKQYLPEARFEDWELEIAGQRVQVIKKDKKAGGVLEFGTEVVAASDGSIAALLGASPGASTAVSIMVGLIERCFPQQARTPEWQAKFKEMIPSYGVSLHEHPQMVEEIREYTGRVLNLMAAEPTEAK
- a CDS encoding BLUF domain-containing protein; its protein translation is MHHIVYQSTAVEPFSAEALWVMLDHARRKNRRIGITGLLLYSNGNILQILEGEEPVVQELYEAIQHDVRHTNVITLADGPIENRMFSDWTMGFQNVAEGDFRHLIDQAEANQKLLPTVVHPEVDEPLICLIKSFVEDEQPLI
- the ctlX gene encoding citrulline utilization hydrolase CtlX yields the protein MQAARTVFVVRPARFGFNAETAVSNSFQQAHGHLGAELVQQQAHAEFEAAVATLRAQGVEVLVFEDTAEPPKPDAVFPNNWLTLHPDGRAVLYPMCTPNRRTERRPDILAALGSEFEVREVVDLSAYENLGQYLEGTGSIVFDHPNRVAYACLSPRTDAALFGQVADMLGYRTVAFRAHDAQGQAIYHTNVMMCVGPQFAVVCLESITDAAERAQVKAELGSTGHELVEISLGQVAQFAGNMLALQSGAGKALLVLSGQAQAALTQAQREQLQRHCQLVPLAIPTIETIGGGSARCMLGEVYLPRRQYSESAT